Genomic DNA from Magnolia sinica isolate HGM2019 chromosome 4, MsV1, whole genome shotgun sequence:
CGGAATCCAGTAAGCTTTCTCTCTTGAATCCTTTAAATATGAATAAATTCTCATCTTCTTTGAAAGAGATGCTGCTTTAATGCTTTTGCAGATCTTCTCTTGATTGATTTCACTGGGAATTTTATTACATTTCCATCTTTCCTTTTGGGTGCGTTTGGTTGGATCACATATCATgacatttcatgatattttgaatTAGACTACACTGATTAATAATGGAATCTCATAATATTTGGTGAAACCAAACTCACCCTTTTATTTTCTCATCTGTCTGCTTTCGTTAATTTTCTGCAACCTTTCGGCTTTCAATTTCCATGGCTACTCTGCAATTCTGTTCTTCTTTCTCGCCAGCTGATTTCCATGGGTTTTCTTTGATTCCTTATTCTTCGTCGTCTTgtttttttacttcttctttgCTCTTTCTTTGGGTGGGAATTAGAAATGAATTGGGTCGGTTTGAATTCGATCGAAATCTCTTCTCTACGATTCTGGACCATGTCGTGCGGTGTAgggtttgtttggatgcctgtaaatggggctaACTGTAAATGAATTACAGGTAAATGGTTTACAGTCTGTTTTTGGATTCTGACAAatggctgtaaatcatttacggggctgtaaatcatttacaactttcaGTCCCATTTGATTACAGGCAAAAAGCagtgatttcatttacaggctctccatttacagccaAACGGCTATATTTTCAAAGATTGGTTCTCCATTTACAGGACTTAAACAATTcacaggctatccaaacatagACAATCATTTGCTTGGAAATCATTTATACAGCTTACAGCCAAATGGGAcatgctgtaaatgatttacaccacttaaaccatttacaggcatccaaatgaccctgcttcattttcttctctttgaTTCTCTATGAATTGGGTCAGTTTGATTGATCAAATTTTCTTCTCTTTGAATTGGGTCAGTTTGGATTCGATTTAAATTTCCTTTTTGGCTTCATGTCGGCTTGTTTGCACCATGCGAATTTCCTGCAACTTTTTTTACTTAGTAAGTTGGTTGATTTATGAAATGGGTTTTTCCTGCAATTGCTAGTACTTCGtttctaattttatttatttttttcaatatgatTACCATAGCTAAGAAGCTCTTCCCACATGGTGGTGGGTCTTTTGTCGCCGCACGTGTGCTTACAGCAACAACCTGATTGTCGAAACCCAATAAAATATAGAAGGGACATTAAAAGGAGCTGCCAGAGAAGGCAGGAGATTTTGCCTGCCAACTGTTTGACTGGTGAACATGACGAAGTGGATGCTGGTCCGCGAGTGTTTGTCCTCTCAGACTTGCACACAGACTATGCAGAAAACATGGCGTGGGTGAAATGCTTATCGACCATGAGATACAGGAGGGATGTTCTTCTCGTGGCTGGTGATGTGGCAGAGACATATAAGAACTTTGTGCTGACCATGTCTGTGTTGAAGGATAGGTTCCAAAGCGTCTTTTATGTACCTGGAAACCATGATCTCTGGTGCCGATTCGAGGGGGAGAAATATGTAAGGTTCCTTTAGCTCTCTAGGTTTGTGAAAAGATTGCCATATTTGCATGCACCCAGATGTTCACTGAAACCAGTATGCTTTTATCTCCCACAATCTATAAATGGTCAGTGGTGATTTTAATACGAATTTTGAAAGGGACTTCTGAAAATTACAATTTTGAAATGCTGCTAGTGTGTTTGTgcctgcgtgtgtgtgtgtgactgaTAAGATTATTTTTTCATAGTGTAGTGGCAGAACATGATtggtgtagccaaccccaattagttgggatgaggctgagaagatgattatgatgatgggAATTGAAATGTTGCTACATTTCTGCCaatcatttttaaatggtgagagATAATGGGTGCAGCGTTCTGGGTGAACCTTCTGGGTAATGAAGTCTTGCCTTTTATGTTTTGTTAAAAAAGAGTTTGGGACTCTTCTCTACAATTGACTAGAGGAATAATAAGATACTAGAGGTGAGAATATGCACAGTATCcttcatagttcaaaaacccaaaaactccacTTGACTTGATGTTCAACAAGGTGTGGTGAGGTCTGTTCAGAGACTCAAGCTAGTCTTTGCTTGACTCAACATTTATttacaaatatgaaatatttaaaatagttatttatggttaaaatatataaaattgctACAATAACAACAGGAACAGCCCATGTTGTGCTGGTTGTAGATCTTAGCTTCCTTAGAAAAGGTTGTGAGATGGAAACTTACCACCTATTttaacctttatatatatatatatatataaagcagtTGACAAAGCAAGTGATTCAGTTCAAGTAACGACCATGAGTCTTGTCAATCCGGTACCAAGTCACACCCACGAGCAAGTTTCCTACTGACTTAGCTTGAAATTTTGTCGATTTGAGTTGATTTGACCGAGTTTCAAGTTGAATCaacgagttttagaactatggtatcCTTGAGCCTtgattttgtacaagtgggactcATGATGAcccaaactgttgatctgatggagcCACACCATGTTCCCCAGCTATCCCACTGATGAAACAATTGTAACCCTTCGTCTGGTCACCTGCAAATAGACACATTAGTGGGAAGATTGCCAAAGAGTGGATGTATATGATCTTCTAATTTAGAATGTTTTTGGGGAATCCCCCATCCATTTTGCTTTCCCTAGGATTGATAGTCTGGATGACCAAGCCATGGCCCCTCTTGCCCATAGAAAATCTAGCAGATGTTTCAAACACCTACTATAAGCAGTTGCCTGCAAAAGATTCTTGTTGGTAGTTGTCAACTGAATTTTATGAGAGATCTGTTTAATTTTGTTGTGCGAATGTATTTGAGTGTTTATAAGGGGGAATGGGAGGGAAGATGTGCCAGTTGTTTTATTGTGGATCTCAGGCCTGTACTTATTTTCAATTTCAGTTAGGacagttttttatttatttcaaaagCATTATCTGAAGGTAAAGCAGGGTTGCCTAATTTTCAGCCTGATTCCATCGAGAAGCTGAATGCATTGCTTGATGCATGTAGTAGGCTCGGAGTGGAAACCAACCCAAGAATCGTGGATGGTTTGGGAATCATACCTTTGTTCTCTTGGTATCATGAGGTATGGTTGTTGATCACGATAAAAATGAAAGCATTCTACCTGATTCTTTTAGTTTTCTTTTCATATAATTCAGATGTTTGGTTGAAGTATTTTTATACCCTTCCAACCTTGTTTTGTTTTCCTCTGAAGTGGGGTACTTATTTTACAGAGTTTCGATAAAGAGAAGGACATAAATGGCTTCCGGATACCTTCATTGGAGATGGTGATtcactttcctttctccttgtaagatttaatgctttgattaTGATGGGCAATTATGCATATGTCTGTGGAGCTGGATACAAACCAGACACTTCCATAAAtattgtttttcatattttctctGGTTATTATCATGTTATTTTCTTGTGGGTTACTCTTCCTTCAGTTATTTGCAGAGAGTAATTTATAACTACTATTTATATAAAAGGCTCACGCCCTTTCGTTTAACATCTTAATCAGTCAAGATTTAGCTCTTGGGCACATGGGAACTCCAATCCAGAAATGTGCCCCAGCTCTTTTAATATGGTAttgtgatcatcatcatcatcatcatctaagccttatcccaactaactggggttGGCCAAatgaatcttgttccgccattccactccatcaagggccataacttcaattagattGATGTAGGCCCGTGGTCCCCCCTAGGGCCAAACATTTGCTTCTTTTTGGATGGATTGTTTGTTGATAGATTTAGGCCCTAAATATCAAGAAATGTAATTTACCATTTCAAGAAGATATGGGGGCTGATTTAAAGATATaattgaagattttgaggattGTTTCCTAGATTTGCTTTTACCATTATTAGGCTTATTgccatcttaggtagattagattgatttaaaatcaattaagatTGATTCAAATTCAATCTAATAGCTGGGGGATTTTCATTAATATTCATAGGGATTGTCTTTAGGGTTAATAGAAGGTAGGCATTCCAAAATTTCTTAGTTGTAAGCTTTCTCAAGTATTgcaagagaagaagtttgattaatatcaataaagttatttctccctctctagTAAAATATTCTTGAGGGTGTGCTCTTGTACAATTCTTTGCGATTTGGATGTCGACATCTCATTAACTCGATAACCATGTTACACTTagatcataggtcatcaagtcttttcttattagCTCGACACGTATACTTTTGgcccttccccttgcccttttgcagccttcaacttgcaccaactcactcctaaatgGGGCAAttcttggtctttgttgcacatgacccAGCCATCTAAGTTTACCTTCCCTCTTCTTATTACATATTGATCCCACTCCTAAATtcttcatttctaattctattcttCCTTGTCTctgcactcatccatctcaacatcctcatttcagctacatttATCCTATGAACacgttccttaactgcccaacattttgtcccataaagcatggctggtcttattgctatcctataaaattcccTTCGAGTGGTAcacgacgatcacataaaactccaatgGTACATCTCCATTTCGtccacctagcttgaattctatgggcaacatccttctcaatttcTTGTACTATGGTATATTGGTCTTATTTTCTTGCTCTTGATTTCTTAATAGTATATACTCACACAAGCTACCAATAACAATCCGGAAAGATTATTCTGCTGTAGGATAGCATGTCCTTGTTGCATGGTGTTCTAGTTCCAGAAATATGAGTTCTGCTATCCAATGATATTTGTTCAGTTTTCTCTTTCAGCTTCTTGGAGGAATGACAAAATTGCAGCCAAAGTGATCCATTGGAAGTTTTTGCAAACCCCTTTAAAATAGTAAAATATTCTGATCCTTTGTGCCTAAGAGCCTTGGTGATGTAAAAGGGAAAATAATGATCGGAAcaaggttcaaaatattggtaTTGGAGCATGtttcagctggatccaaaactgaaATGTGCCAGTGTGTATGAGCTGTATCAGTCCGAACAGCGCCGGTTAGGGAGCTAGGGCAACTTGTTTTGTGTATGGCAATCTCTTTTCTAACTCATACGTACACGTATAAGAGAGAGCCTAGGGCAACTTGTTTTGTGTATGGCAATCTCTTTTCTAACTcatatgtacacatatattaATCTTGAGAGACATACAATGCTCCACAGGAGTACTAAACATATACACACAAACACGATTACATGAATTTCcgcactccccctcaagctggaacATAAatattgatcatgcccaacttggaaCACGTACGAAGTAgatgatgaggattagcatgggCCGTTGCTCCCCCTCAAGCACAACATGATGGGATACAAGATCTTTGATTGTTGGTTGTCTATAGAATGTAGCTTGAACTTTCTTCGTTCATTGAATATTCTCTTCAACCAAACTCAACAACCATTGAGTCACCAAACCATTATTCATATGCAAAATCCTCTCACAAATACGTGCAACATTGCACAACAAATGTGCAAACTATATTCACAACACTTGAGAGGACACGCACAATGGCATGTGAAGACACGTATGCAACACTATATGAGTAAATTACACCCACAACTAAGAACAAAGGCCTAACAAAGGAAGaaatgatgaacggaatggaaAGCTCCTTATAGAAATCTTTCATGTTAAGTTGAGTCAAGTATTACGTTAAATAGTTTGTGTACATAGTAACTCTAAGCATGGAACAGGAACACCAATTACACAATCAACATCTTTAACATGATTCTACATCTCATTTTACATCCTTATAACATTAGAACATGTAAGGCATAGAAATTCCAGCAAAAACAAGGGCTAATGACATCCATttctcacaaaaaataaaataaaataaaataaaataaaataaaaataaataaaaatcaaagcaCACCCAAATCTCGACTAAACTTCATGATTCTTGTTTCTGGTGATTGCACATGATCAACTGCACCTGTTCTATGTGAAAAATCTGTCCAAAAAACCCCTAGAGAAACAACACAACAAGAAAACtgaatttgaatttattttattttattttcctaacTTTTCTTTATTTTCGCTGAATTACTACAAAAAACTTATCAAAAAATTATAGTGAAATCACTAATATTCTTCTAAAATCATTATCTTTCAGATCCCATATTTTTTTGCTTCAAAACGACTATCTGGCGTACCTTGCTGACATCATCTATATGTACTGATGAcatcagcagtgggccccactatcgtAGGTTGTGATCAGGTCCCTATTATcgtaggctctgataccaagtagaagaAGTGGAAGAGAAAtggtagagagagggagagagagggggagaggagAGAACGGCTAGGGCAACTTGTTGTGTTGTGTATCGGGATTgaaaaaaacttctctctctctctctctctctcacacacacacacacacacacacacacacacacacacattaatttTGAGAGAAACATACAATGCTCCACAGAATTACAAAACATACGTACACACAACAAACACAATTTCATGTATTTCCAcagtgagttggtgcaagttgaagtctctaaaagagcaaggggaaggcccaaaaggacgtgggtggagggaGTAAAATGATTTGATGGCAACTGAagtttatggcccttgatagagtggaatcgcAGATCAATATTAATGTAGCTGACcgcaattaattgggataaggcttagatgatgatgatgatgatgatgatgatcggtTTCCCAAAATGCTGAAATGTATCGGCCAATAGGATGTCCTGTGGAAACCAAgcatgcatccatgaagcttgtTTAAGAAAATTTCCCTTTATTTTGACCAAAGCAGTAAAAGTAAAACCTCAGCCGACTTGTTTttgcgtcttttttttttttgatgatgggcttTTCCTCTAGCCATTTTACAATAACTCTTCTTTCTTTACTGTTTTTTTAACCCTTTATTGAAGCTCTCATTGATGGTATTTGCAGGCATGCAAGGACTTCCATGCATGCAAATGGCCTTTGGGATTGTCAAGCAAAGATACCTCTCTTGCACAGTACTTTGATGCAATGAATGAGAAGAATAATGATTCAGTCGAGGAAATTGTGAGGATCAGTGGCCAAACTATAACTTTCTCTCACTTTCTGCCAAGGTATGGTGTTCGCTCAGTGTCTAAACTGATTGCTTGAAGTTATTATAATTATCTGCCGTGTTAGACATTATCAAGCTCAGAAAATTTATATTAGTTGCTTATTTTGGAATGGATTTTTTGTGTTGTTTGAAGCTAGCTTTTGCTATTGTTCCTTTGTTTCCTTTAGTCTTTAATCAAGGAAGTTGTTCCTATACAACCAGAAGAAATGAAAATTGATTTGGTGACTTATCTGCAGAATCTATTAACTGTTATTGGAGTCTAAATCATAAAATGTTCAATTTCAACTCAGTGAGATGTTGTTCTCTTGTTCTTCCATGTGACCCACAAAGAAGAGGCTGTTACGATTAAATGAGTACATTCAAGCTTTTCTTTTGAATGGATGGTACCTATGTAGCAAGAACACGGcatctttgttttgatttttgatttttttgcgtTGACGTGTCTGACACTCACATCCACCTCATCCACTCTATCACATCATCaaagaccatatcctcagttaaaccataggtcctcAGTTAAATCATACGAGCCATGTCTGACACTCCTGGACATACATTCGCCCAACACATGGTTTTGATAGCGTGCACAAGTTGCCTGAAACCCAACACCAATACTGTCACCATACACCTTTGTATGCCTATAGAGAAGAAAGATTTTGATGAGAGCAAGgaagagttttttattttttgttaaaaaCCCTAAGAGACCACGCCCTTGCACACATGCACGTGCTTGTGCGCGAGACCACACCCTTAGATACGTATGTACG
This window encodes:
- the LOC131242868 gene encoding uncharacterized protein LOC131242868 isoform X4 — its product is MRISCNFFYLLRSSSHMVVGLLSPHVCLQQQPDCRNPIKYRRDIKRSCQRRQEILPANCLTGEHDEVDAGPRVFVLSDLHTDYAENMAWVKCLSTMRYRRDVLLVAGDVAETYKNFVLTMSVLKDRFQSVFYVPGNHDLWCRFEGEKYPDSIEKLNALLDACSRLGVETNPRIVDGLGIIPLFSWYHESFDKEKDINGFRIPSLEMACKDFHACKWPLGLSSKDTSLAQYFDAMNEKNNDSVEEIVRISGQTITFSHFLPRPELCPEKRMLFYPNLPKIIGSDYLEARVRSIHEKGSSSSACHVFGHTHFCWDAMLDGIRHPWLTQERGKGE
- the LOC131242868 gene encoding uncharacterized protein LOC131242868 isoform X3 — protein: MRISCNFFYLLRSSSHMVVGLLSPHVCLQQQPDCRNPIKYRRDIKRSCQRRQEILPANCLTGEHDEVDAGPRVFVLSDLHTDYAENMAWVKCLSTMRYRRDVLLVAGDVAETYKNFVLTMSVLKDRFQSVFYVPGNHDLWCRFEGEKYSFDKEKDINGFRIPSLEMACKDFHACKWPLGLSSKDTSLAQYFDAMNEKNNDSVEEIVRISGQTITFSHFLPRPELCPEKRMLFYPNLPKIIGSDYLEARVRSIHEKGSSSSACHVFGHTHFCWDAMLDGIRYVQAPLAYPRERKRRMNGGGDWLPFCIYNDGRLGDRLSPCYWSDYYSNNKREPENMVLAPWVARFYAR
- the LOC131242868 gene encoding uncharacterized protein LOC131242868 isoform X1 produces the protein MRISCNFFYLLRSSSHMVVGLLSPHVCLQQQPDCRNPIKYRRDIKRSCQRRQEILPANCLTGEHDEVDAGPRVFVLSDLHTDYAENMAWVKCLSTMRYRRDVLLVAGDVAETYKNFVLTMSVLKDRFQSVFYVPGNHDLWCRFEGEKYPDSIEKLNALLDACSRLGVETNPRIVDGLGIIPLFSWYHESFDKEKDINGFRIPSLEMACKDFHACKWPLGLSSKDTSLAQYFDAMNEKNNDSVEEIVRISGQTITFSHFLPRPELCPEKRMLFYPNLPKIIGSDYLEARVRSIHEKGSSSSACHVFGHTHFCWDAMLDGIRYVQAPLAYPRERKRRMNGGGDWLPFCIYNDGRLGDRLSPCYWSDYYSNNKREPENMVLAPWVARFYAR
- the LOC131242868 gene encoding uncharacterized protein LOC131242868 isoform X2 is translated as MVVGLLSPHVCLQQQPDCRNPIKYRRDIKRSCQRRQEILPANCLTGEHDEVDAGPRVFVLSDLHTDYAENMAWVKCLSTMRYRRDVLLVAGDVAETYKNFVLTMSVLKDRFQSVFYVPGNHDLWCRFEGEKYPDSIEKLNALLDACSRLGVETNPRIVDGLGIIPLFSWYHESFDKEKDINGFRIPSLEMACKDFHACKWPLGLSSKDTSLAQYFDAMNEKNNDSVEEIVRISGQTITFSHFLPRPELCPEKRMLFYPNLPKIIGSDYLEARVRSIHEKGSSSSACHVFGHTHFCWDAMLDGIRYVQAPLAYPRERKRRMNGGGDWLPFCIYNDGRLGDRLSPCYWSDYYSNNKREPENMVLAPWVARFYAR